In Scleropages formosus chromosome 6, fSclFor1.1, whole genome shotgun sequence, the genomic stretch AGATTCGCGGGCAGGTTAGTGCAACTTCTGCTCATCATCATCGCTCGAATTTTTCCCGACGTTCAATGAAATTATAGTGTATTCCATTGTTTCAGGTAACATGGGTGCCGGTGCGGTGATGATGCGCTTTATGAATGAGGTGCGGCCGGTGAATGCGAACGCGCCGACTTTTCACTGTTCCCGGTAATCCGGGCTCCTGAACACCCGAGAGCCGCCTGACGTCAGGCCTCGTGTCACCGGCGATCTCACATTATTCTCATATTTGGAGATCTCGAGTCGAGTGTCCTACACACGCacgcagtgagtgagtgagcagaGCTTGCCGTCTCTCCCAGAGGAGCGACTTGCCTCTCTTAGTGTGGGATACAGGAGGACAGGTAAGAAAGAGCTCGCAATGCGTGCAGATGAGTCAGATGTGGCCGGCTCGTGGATTTATTTCGTGTCTCCTCGGCAGACGAGACCCGGATTCATTGTAGATGCGGTGATTCTCACACGCGAGGATTTGCCGCATTcctcatcatgatcatcatcatgtgtgctgtgttgtgcCGCCCGCACGCcgctctcttctttttctttgttcattgaACCCTGTTTTTCCGCGGCTGCCGCTCCAGTTACTGTTATCGGACGCACGGGACGTGTCGTGTTGTCCGTTATTATTGCTTTTCGCCTCTTCCACTCCTTCGTTATTTTGGAACGCGGTGTGCATTTATGTTCTGGATGACTGAGGAGTGTTGGAGCGGTGATCTTGTAGTGCAAAAGTGCTTCTTATTATTACTAGTCCACTTTCCACGGATGGTCACGCGGGATTAGTCATTTCAGTGTGAAGCCGGTAATTATAGCCCTTTTACCGGAGTACCTGTGTACTGGACAGTGTAGATCACACCCTCTGTCAGATCCTGCATGTCTGTCTGGGGATGTCTACTTTTTGTCCGCTCAGCCATACTTGTACGAAAAAAACTATAAGCGCCCAAACTAAGCGGTTGTCTTTTAATTTCCACGATGATCATTCTTGAAGTCTACGTGCATGGTGGCGAGAAGCGTGTCGGGTGTCTGCTGGCagcgagcgcgcgcacgcacacgcacacacacacacacacacacactcagtgggATGACATTGAAGAGTTATGCGGCTTTATGGCTTTCATAGCACAGCTTGGCTTTTGAAAGggatttctgtatttatactgCCACCGCACACAGCTCCGTCTGAAACCCTCCACACTGACTATGCTGTTGTGATGAATGCAATCTCACTCTTCGTCGTTCATCATTCATCATCAACCTTCATTTGTCGTCAGTCATACCAAAGTGCTCTTAATTTTTCTGACTGCTGAGGATCTGAGGGGTGTCCGTTCTTAGTGCCTCACAGTGACTCCGTAGCTGTGATTAATCcttcatgcatttttcatgtgtgTCATTCACAAAGTGTGACCTCTTAAAATCTCCTTTGCATGGGcgtcgatttttttttttttggtctcttcTATGTGCTCAAGCTCTTTCACAAAGCTAACGTGTCATGGCCTTTTCCACCAGCAAGCAAGGGTGGTCCCAGAAGTGCACTGTCTGTCCATCAAAGACATGGGGAAGGACTACTACAAGACCCTGGGCATCCAGTCTGGGGCCAACGAGGATGAAATCAAGAAGGCATACAGGAAGATGGCCCTCAAATTCCACCCAGACAAAAACAAGGAACCTAACGCTGAGGAGAAGTTCAAGGAGATCGCAGAGGCTTATGAGGTGCTGAGTGACCCAAAGAAAAGGACCATCTATGACCAGTATGGAGAGGAAGGTAAGCCCCTCTCTAGTTGGAATCGCTTCTATGTTTTGCCTTTGGTAATCACTCTGAAACAGCAAAATCTTTGAGAAGCCATATGACAAATAAGAACCCTCAAATCCCACTATATATAAAAAGATTATACATTTAAAACCTTAGGGAAATCATATTTATGAGCAAttattgtgcaaaaaataaaacaaaaaaatgtgagcaAAACATCTACTTGTCCTTAATGAGTTCTTTGCAGAGTGAACTTACTGAAGTGTGAAGAAATGCCCATGAGTACTATagcatttaaaaatagaaacacaaGTCAGCTGTACACTGCAAAACcccaaaaataaaagtgaagcAGTAGTGTGATTTCAGCCCAGACTACGCTGTGTGATTCACTATTTGCCATACCATGTGCCAGTGTATGCTATCTTTAGTAGGAATGTGGCTATACACAGGGCAGCACAGCTTGTAGCCCTTTGGAGTTCTACATGTGAGTCATGATGCCTTGTGTCCCTCCACCGTTTCACCTCCACAAACCCCATATGCTAACgggtgctgcagctggactAGGAAGGAACAGCCAAAGCAGCATGACCCATATCCTAATGGTTGAACATCTGACTCTTGAATAACATGTACACGATACAGTATCGGAAGCTTTATTCACTcaatgcatttttgcttttacacATAAGATATACATAAGGAGTTCAAATAAGTAAGACATTCAAAATATGAAAGGCAATATCTCGGGTGTCTATTTAGCGGGGGGCGGCGCCTGCATGTTCTATACAGAAGCAGAAGTGCTCTTGATGAGTTTAAATTGATGACAGACAGAACTAAATCCACCCAGGGGATAATAATAGCGCCCCAGTAGGTTGTTTTCGTGGGAGCCCACTTTTTCGGAGCTCAGCTGAAGTGTGAACTTACAGTGCTGCCTCCTGAAATCAAAACTTACTGTATTCCTCCACAGATCTGATGGTGTTCCAGTCACCGAGGCTGTGGGCAAACTTGCTGTTGCCGGGGTTTTTCAGCAGAGTGCAGTACATATCtgaaaaattgctttaaatgCAACAGATTTGCAAAAAAGGGAATAAAGTAAATGGGAGAAATTCACAAGAATTTCAATACTCAGAAACAATAGGTTGagaggaatcatcaatatttcTTGAGAGGACCACTGTATATTCAGCATGTACTGTAAAAGTTACAGGAGTCACAGTAATTACAAGCTTCTCAGAGGTTCTAATTTTAAagatttctttctcttttaaaatcagtttaaaatcaaaaaatgaaatatttgcaaCGTGCAGCCAGTTTTCAAGCACAGCCTTCTTTTAAATCATAGGCACTCATAAAGTGCTTGGCGTGACAGCTAACTGCTGTTAAGATGTTTCTGGATTGTACATGCAGTCCACAGACAGTGGCTATAATTAGAAAGGAGGCCTTTCACATACTGAAGACAAGATGATCTCTCCAAATTCATGATGCATGAATAACAGTGCTTATGTAACACAATTCTGCCAATAATGCATTTGACATTTCTGCTATACGTCTAATGTAAAATGCTTGTATCTTAAGAGTGTCTGCAGTCAAAAGCCACACATgtgctgtatttaaaaataaactacatTAACAAAGGAGCTTCTGCCATGTTGCATAGAGGGTTTTTATAGTCCAGCTAGTCTTTTCCAAAATTATTCTTCACTCTGTAAATAAGTGCATGGCGAAAGCTTTTTAAGAAGCTGCACTGAAAGCAATATTCCTGCTTCATGATTAATCAAgctgaatattatttttagcaatgtgaaaaatgaatatatgcatatatggtAACTTTAGAAATTGTCTCTCTTTCGGTTTTTGTAGGTCTGAAGGCCGGAGGAGGTGGATCGACTGGAGGACAGGGAAACACTTACCACTACACCTTCCATGGTGATCCTCATGCCACCTTCGCCTCCTTCTTTGGGGGCTCCAACCCCTTTGACATCTTCTTTGGGTCGGGGCGCACCCGGGGTTCCAGCAATGGCTTCGGGGACCACGACATGGACATCGACCTGGATGGGGAGGATGACCCATTCAACGCCTTCAGCCGATTCGGTTTCAGTGGTATCAATGGGTTCCACCATGGCGGCGGCGGGGGAGGTCGGCGGCACCACGCCGAACCGATCCATGGTCGCCGCAAGGTTCAGGACCCACCAGTGGTGCACGAGCTCCGCGTCTCCCTTGAGGAGGTCTTCCACGGCTGCACGAAGCGCATGAAGATCACCCGGCGGCGTCTCAACCCCGACGGGAAGACTTTGCGCGCAGAGGACAAGATCCTGAACATCGTCATCAAGAGGGGCTGGAAAGAAGGCACCAAGATCACCTTCCCCAAAGAGGGCGATGAAACACCAGAGAACATTCCTGCTGACATCGCTTTCATCCTCAAAGACAAGGGACACCCCCACTTCAAGAGGGATGGCTCCAACATAGTATTCACTGCAAAGATCAGTCTTAAAGAGGTAGGTCTTCCCTTTGACAGGGTTACAGGGAAACTATGGGGGAGTCTCTTATTAAGATGGATTTAAAGTTAGACACATGGAAAAAGCTACCCATGAACTTCTAGTGGAAAAACTAACAGCTGTATTCCTTCCACTGCTACTGAAGTTATGCTGTGAGCCCTATGGCTCATCTAAGAAGCGCTGCTTTTTGGCATTTCAGATGCTATAATTAAGACTCTAATTGAAACAGTAAGAGTCCTCCTCAGTTAGCTCCCCTGCTGTGGCTGGGTCACACCACACTAAAGTCCCATTGTATCACCCAGGGGAAAAGCTGCCATAAACATTCAGGCAGACTGAGTAGGAGAGGGTGTACTTCACGCGGGGGGCTGACAGCCTGAGATCTCTGGGAGACTgctgcatgggggggggggggggagcgcatGGAACAGgtgcacattaaaaacacagctCTTTTACCCCATGCCCCAAATCGCTactcaaacaaacaaacttcgTAAATGCCAAGTAAGGGATATCTTTATAGGCCCCCATTGAAGGAAAATGTTAGCTTAATACTAGTTAGATCATGGTAAAAGATTGCTGGACATAAATTCTGAGGAATACttttttcattatgaaaaataatgactCTCTCACTGTATCCTTTCGTGTCTTTATTGctatgggaaaaataaatatacccGCACATATCCAAGGATGACCAAGGTAACGTCGTGCGTGATATCCAGCAGGCACGTTATACCGAAACATGCACCACAGAGCAGCTCTGATGGGTCAGCATAGCTAAATTAATGAGGAATATGACTAATCAGTGATATAAATATAATGAGGCCAGTTTAGGAGCCAGGCCAAGAAAGCATGGTTTACACAGTTGTGCATAAGTGCGCATGGTAGTGCGAGATTAGACGTCCGCAAATGGGATGAAATAATCAGTCTCACGTCCGCACACACCATCAAGGCCTGATTAGTCTGATTTTCTTATCAGCAAACAgtgtctggattcaaagttcaATACTTAAACCGCAATACTGAACAAAGCAGAGAAGCGCCGGGAGAAGAAGAAACTAAAATGTCCACTTCTCCTGGATTTTAAGCAGAATCTAGCTGTCCAAACCACAGTGCTGTCACTTGTAGTCACTTTTGCCTTTTGAGCGAGCGAACTCGATATGTGCTCTGCATAGTCATTGTCGGGGTCCATTGCCTTGATCGGCTTTCTGAAAGGCAGCGTTCCTATTCCCGGGTGACCTCCTGCTCAAGACCGAGGACCGTTTTGGCACTGgaaatgatttttcttcttgtgcGAGTGCCTGTGAATCTCGCACCCTGGTGAAATGTGCAGCGAAGCCTTCGCTAGGAAAGAATCCGCTAGCAGTTTGAGGCAGACAGCACTGCCGGCATAGTAGCATCGGAGGAAGGAAGCGCACCTCGGGGCTCCACATGCCGCTTCTACCAGCACACAGGCAATATTATACCCTGGTACGTATACGCGATGTCCGGTTCTGTCACGTTTTAAAGTCAGATCCAAATCAGCATTATTATGCTTAAATTTTACTAGTCACACGCCAGCAATTTAGCCAGAGATCGACAAGACCGCTTATCAGGCAAAGCTAGAAAATGGAGGAGCCAGATAATCTGCAGCCTGTGTGCGCTTTGGCAGCGCCTGGTTTTTTCGCTTTCAGAGACTGGGCGTTCGTGAGCACCCCAaccaccatccccccccccccgccatccgAGCGAGGCACGATCTGGTGCATCTCCTCATCTCGTCATTAGCATGCGCCGCAGCGCCTCGAAAGTGCTGGTGCAGACAGCCCAGGCGGTGCCCCAGACCCCAACCGCTCAGCCGGCACTGCTGCAGTGGATCAGCGTCTTTGCCGAAGATGGAATTACAGCCCCGCAAAGATTACTGTTTATCTGTTGATGGCGCCTTGCAGAGTTGTGGGTGGGGTTTACTGTTTCGCCGAACTGCGATTGCGCAACTGCATTCATTTGGACGCTGCTTCGTAGCAAAGAGGGATGGGGGAAACACCTTTTTGATTATCGGGTACATTTTTCGAGGGAATGAGCAGAGGATGCATGGAGACGGCAGACGCTGCCGCGATGATCGAATC encodes the following:
- the dnajb5 gene encoding dnaJ homolog subfamily B member 5 isoform X1; this encodes MVLIWTQFGLKHKNLKCKVRVIHRNDDWIMGQARVVPEVHCLSIKDMGKDYYKTLGIQSGANEDEIKKAYRKMALKFHPDKNKEPNAEEKFKEIAEAYEVLSDPKKRTIYDQYGEEGLKAGGGGSTGGQGNTYHYTFHGDPHATFASFFGGSNPFDIFFGSGRTRGSSNGFGDHDMDIDLDGEDDPFNAFSRFGFSGINGFHHGGGGGGRRHHAEPIHGRRKVQDPPVVHELRVSLEEVFHGCTKRMKITRRRLNPDGKTLRAEDKILNIVIKRGWKEGTKITFPKEGDETPENIPADIAFILKDKGHPHFKRDGSNIVFTAKISLKEALCGCTVSIPTIDNRVIPLPCNDVIKPGTIKRLRGEGLPYPKSPSQRGDLIVEFQVRFPDRIPPQSREIIKQHLPVS
- the dnajb5 gene encoding dnaJ homolog subfamily B member 5 isoform X2 yields the protein MGKDYYKTLGIQSGANEDEIKKAYRKMALKFHPDKNKEPNAEEKFKEIAEAYEVLSDPKKRTIYDQYGEEGLKAGGGGSTGGQGNTYHYTFHGDPHATFASFFGGSNPFDIFFGSGRTRGSSNGFGDHDMDIDLDGEDDPFNAFSRFGFSGINGFHHGGGGGGRRHHAEPIHGRRKVQDPPVVHELRVSLEEVFHGCTKRMKITRRRLNPDGKTLRAEDKILNIVIKRGWKEGTKITFPKEGDETPENIPADIAFILKDKGHPHFKRDGSNIVFTAKISLKEALCGCTVSIPTIDNRVIPLPCNDVIKPGTIKRLRGEGLPYPKSPSQRGDLIVEFQVRFPDRIPPQSREIIKQHLPVS